The sequence CGGGCCGTCTCGGCCGGGTCGACCGCCCCGACCGGGCTGGGCGCCCGCCACCAGCCGAGCACGGGCGTCACGACGAAGCTGCTGACCGGGATGTAGAGCCGGGGGAGCACGCCGAAGAGCTGGACGCCCCGGGGGTCGAGCCCGGTCTCCTCCTCGGCCTCGCGCAGCGCCGCCCGCAGGGGCCCGGTGGTGGCCTGGTCGCCGTCCTCGGGATCCAGCGCGCCCCCGGGGAAGGACGGCTGCCCGGCGTGGGAGCGCAGGGTCCCGGCCCGCTCCATGAGCAGCAGCTCGGGCCCGCGCTCCCCCTCACCGAACAGGATCAGGACGGCGGACTGCCGGCCCGACCCGTTCTCGGGCGGCAGAAAGCGGCTGAGCTGCTGCGGCCGGACGCTGCGCGCGGCGCCGGCAACGGGGTCGAGCCAGGCGGGCAGGCCGTCGGTGGTGACGTCGACGGCCATGCCGGGAACACGGCTGACGGGACCGCGGCCCGGCGGCCTGTCGGCGGGACCCTTCCCGGTCGGCGCCGTGCTGTGTGTATGCGTGTGCGTCATAGGCACCCCCGTCGATTCACAACGCGCGTCGTCGGCCATTTCGTTCCGGACGCCTCCGTCCTGGGGAGGGATTCCGCCCTGCGGGTGAACCTGGGCAACGGATCCGTCCCGGGACGGATCTGCTCCCGGGGCGCTGTTCAACCGCTCCCGGGGCGATCCGTGCCGAGACTCCTCACCCCTCCCCCAGTGCGGGAGCGGGCTTGCCCGGGTAGTCGGCGGGCGGGCTGAGCCGCTGCCCCGGCCGGCCGCCCATCTCGTACTTCAGGAGCTTGCGGGCCTTGTCCGGATCGGTCTCGCCCTCCCCGTACGACGGACAGAGCGGGGCGATGGGGCAGGCCCCGCAGGCGGGTTTGCGGGCGTGGCAGATCCGGCGGCCGTGGAACACGACGCGGTGCGAGAGCATCGTCCACTCGCTCTTGGGGAAGATCCCGGCGACGACCGCCTCGACCTTCACCGGGTCCTCCTCGTCCGTCCACTTCCAGCGCCGCACCAGACGCCCGAAGTGCGTGTCGACCGTGATTCCCGGGACTCCGAAAGCGTTGCCGAGGACGACGTTGGCGGTCTTGCGGCCGACGCCGGGCAGCTTGACGAGGTCCTCCAGACGCCCCGGGACCTCGCCGCCGAACTCGTCCCGGAGGGCCGCCGAGAGGCCCAGCAGCGACTTCGTCTTCGCCCGGAAGAACCCGGTCGGCCGGATGATCTCCTCCATCTCCTCCGGCACCGCCGCCGCCATGTCCTCGGGGGTGGGGTACGCGGCGAAGAGCGCGGGCGTCGTCTGGTTGACCCTCAGGTCGGTGGTCTGGGCCGAGAGGACCGTGGCCACGAGGAGCTCGAAGGGGTTGCGGAAGTCCAGCTCGGGATGGGCGTACGGATAGACCTCGGCGAGCTCGCGGTTGATCCGGCGTGCCCGGCGGACCATCGCGAGATGGGATTCGGCCTTCGGCGCCTTGCGCGGGGCCGCCGCCTTGGCCGCGGCCGCCGTCGCTGACGCCTTGCGCGCCGGGGCCGACTTGGCCGCAGGCTTGGCCGCCGCCTTGGTTGCGGATTCGGTCGGCGTCTTGGTCGCGGACTTGGTCGCAGGCTTGCCCCCTGCCTTCGCCCCCGCCTCGGTCGCCGTCGTGCGCTCCGGGACCGCCTTCCCGGTCCCTCCCGTTGCGCCGGACGCCCCGGTTTGATCCGCTGTGCTGGACTTACCGGGCGTTGACGATGACACTGCGGACCTCCTGGCCGACTTCCCGAGCGATCTCCCCGGCCTTCCGGGGGATCCGTGCGCGCCCCGGAGGGGTCGGAGGGAGCCATTCGCGGCACACTCCGGGCGCGGCCGAGGCTGTTCGCCCAGAGCGGAATCGTCACCCCTTGTCACCCCGTCAGCCCCTTCGGCCTGCACGCTCCCCGGCCATCCGGGCACCCGGCCAGCCTAGGCCCAGGCACCGACAACCACCCTTGCCACGGCGTATCCGCCCCCGATCGGCCCCCCTGCCGTAGGGTCCGGCACGCCCGTGCGTCAAACTGGTTTGTGATTGATCGCACTGTTTTACCGTCCGGCATGATGGGGACCACGGTTCCCTGGACAGGCCGACAAGGAGAGAACTCGTGGACGACGTTCTGCGGCGCGCCCCGCTTTTCGCGGCGCTCGATGACGAGCAGGCCGCGGAGCTCCGCGCCTCGATGAGTGAGGTGACCCTCGCGCGCGGAGACGCGCTGTTCCACGAGGGCGACCAGGGTGACCGCCTGTACGTGGTCACCGAGGGCAAGGTGAAGCTCCACCGCACCTCGCCCGACGGGCGCGAGAACATGCTGGCCGTGCTCGGCCCCGGCGAGCTGATCGGGGAGCTGTCGCTCTTCGACCCGGGCCCGCGTACGGCGACCGCCTCCGCTCTGACCGAGGTCAAGCTCCTCGGCCTCGGCCACGGCGACCTGCAGCCGTGGCTGAACGCCCGGCCCGAGGTCGCCACCGCGCTGCTGCGCGCGGTCGCCCGGCGGCTGCGCAAGACCAACGACCAGATGTCCGACCTGGTCTTCTCCGATGTGCCGGGCCGGGTCGCCCGCGCCCTCCTGGACCTGTCGCGCCGCTTCGGCGTCCAGTCGGAGGAAGGCATCCACGTCGTGCACGACCTCACGCAGGAGGAGCTGGCCCAGCTGGTCGGCGCCTCCCGCGAGACGGTCAACAAGGCGCTCGCGGACTTCGCGGGCCGCGGCTGGCTGCGTCTGGAGGCCCGCGCGGTCATCCTGCTGGACGTCGAGCGGCTGGCGAAGCGCTCGCGCTGAGACGCGGCGACCCTCCCTCCCGAACGCCCGCTCGGGGCCCCGGACCGTTCCGGGGCTCCGGCGCCGCCCCGCGCCCCCGGCCCGTCCCGGGGACGGTGGCGCTGCCCGACGGCCCCGGCGCTGACCGGGGTCCCGGGCCCGGCCCCACGGCCCCGGTGCCGACCCAGGGCTCTCGGTGCCGGCCCAGGGCCACGGTCCGTCCGGGGGCTCAGTCCTGTTGGATCAGCCCGTGTTCGGTCAGGTATTCCAGCTGCGCCCGTACCGACAGCTCGGCGGCCGGCCACAGGGAGCGGTCCACGTCGGCGTACACCGCCGCCACCACGTCCGCCGGCGTACGGTGCCCTGCCTCCACCGCCGTCTCCACCTGGGCGAGCCGGTGAGCGCGGTGGGCCAGGTAGAACTCCACCGCCCCCTGCGCGTCCTCCAGCACCGGCCCGTGGCCCGGGAGCACCGTGTGGACGCCGTCGTCGACCGTCAGCGACCGCAGCCGCCGCAGCGAGTCCAGGTAGTCGCCGAGCCGCCCGTCCGGATGCGCGACCACCGTCGTACCGCGGCCGAGGACCGTGTCACCCGTCAGCACCGCCCGGTCGGCGGGCAGATGGAACGAGAGCGAATCAGCGGTGTGCCCCGGCGTCGGCACCACGCGCAGCTCCAGGCCGCCGGTGGTGATCACGTCGCCCGCCGCGATCCCTTCGTCGCCCAGCCGGAGCGCCGGGTCCAGGGCCCGTACCTTCGTCCCCGTCAGCTCCGCGAACCGGCCCGCGCCCTCCGCGTGGTCGGGATGACCATGCGTGAGCAGCGTGAGGCCGACCCGCCGCCCGGACCGCTCCACCGCCTCCATCACGGCCCGCAGATGTACGTCGTCGAGCGGCCCGGGATCGATGACGACGGCGAGGTCCGAGTCCGGCTCGGCCACGATCCAGGTGTTCGTCCCGTCGAGCGTCATCGCGGACGGGTTGGGCGCCAGGACGTTGACCGTACGGGCGGTCGCCGGCCCGGAGACGACGGCTCCGCGCGGCTGTCCGGGCAGGGCGGCTGCGTCGGTCATGCGGCACCGCCTCCCCCGCCCGCCGCGGGCACGTGCTTGGTGAACTCGTCGTGTCCCGGCCAGGTCAGCACCAGCTCGTCGCCCTCCAGCCGGGCCTGCGCGAGGACCGGGGCCATGTCCTGCACATCGGCGGCCTCCAGAGCTTCGGCGGCCGTGCCGTACGGCGTGAGGGCCCGCAGTGTGGTCACGGTGGGCGGCATCATCAGCAGCTCGCCCGCGTCGTAGCGTCGGGTGGCCTCCGCCGGGGCGATCCACACCGTGCGGTCGGCCTCGGTGGAGACGTCCCGGGTGCGCTGCCCCTCGGGGAGCGCGGCGACGAAGAACCAGGTGTCGTAGCGGCGCGGTTCGAACTCCGGCGTGATCCAGCGCGCCCAGGCGCCCAGCAGGTCCGAGCGCAGCACCAGGCCGCGCCGGTCCAGGAACTCCGCGAAGGACAGGTCCCGGGCGACCAGCGCCTCCCGGTCTGCCTCCCAGTCGTCCCCGGTCGTGTCGCCGACCACGGTCGTGGCGGTCGGCCCGGCGAGCAGGACGCCCGCCTCCTCGAACGTCTCGCGCACCGCCGCGCAGACGACGGCCTGCGCCTCGGTGACCGTCGCCACGCCGAGCCGGTCGGCCCACTGCTCCAACGGGGGCCCGGCCCACCCGATCAGCCGGTCGTCGTCGCGCGGATCCACGCCACCCCCCGGATAGGCGTACGCGCCTCCGGCGAACGCCATCGACGTACGGCGGCGCAGCATGTGCACGACGGGGCCCGGCGACGCCGCCCGGGGCCCGCGGTCGCGGAGCAGCATCACCGTGGCCGCCCGCCGGGGCGTCACGGCCGTCAGCTCACCGGCGGCGAGGGCCCGGATCCGGTCGGGCCATTCCGGGGGGTACCACTGACCTTGGGACATGGCCGGAGGCTATCCGGAACCGCGCCGATGTTCGAGAGGCTCCCTGGTCATCACGGCGGCCCGACGAGCCCCGTACCCACCCGACACGCCCCGTACCCAGGCGATCCGCCGCGTCGCGACCCCTCGCACACCGGCGGTAAGCCGGGGCACGGACCCCCGACGCGACAGCCGTACACCCGTGATCCGCCCCGTCCAGGCATCCGGCACCGGGCACCCGCGCCCCGCCCGGCCGCGGAGCCCCGGTACACGCGATCCCGCCCGGTCACGGGGACCGGGCGGGATCGAAGACGTACGAGAAAGTACGCGACGTACGAGAAACGGACGGGAAGAGCCCCTCAGGCTTCGACGAGCTCCACTTGGACCTCGACCTCGACCGGCGCGTCCAGCGGGAGCACGGCCACGCCCACGGCGCTGCGCGCGTGCACGCCCTTGTCGCCCAGGACCTCGCCCAGCAGCTCGCTGGCGCCGTTGACCACGGCGGGCTGGCCGGTGAAGTCGGAGGCCGAGGCGACGAAGCCGACGACCTTCACGACGCGCTTGATCCGGTCCAGGTCACCGGCGACCGACTTCACGGCGGCCAGGGCGTTGAGCGCGCAGGTCTTGGCGAGCTCCTTCGCCTCGTCCGGCGTGACCTCGGCGCCGACCTTGCCGGTGACGGCCAGTTTGCCGTCCACCATCGGCAGCTGGCCCGAGGTGTACACGTACACCCCGGACTGCACGGCCGGCTGGTACGAGGCCAGCGGCGGCACGACGGCGGGCAGGGTCAGGCCCAGTTCGGCGAGGCGCGACTCGACGGCGCCCGCCACTACGCCTTCTCCCGCTTCAGGTAGGCCACGAGCTGCTCGGGGTTGTTCGGGCCGGGAACGACCTGGACCAGCTCCCAGCCGTCCTCGCCCCAGGTGTCCAGAATCTGCTTGGTCGCGTGCACGAGAAGGGGCACGGTCGCGTATTCCCACTTGGTCATGGGCCCGACTGTAACGCCTGGCACGTACGGTCCCGTGCGTAGGCCGGGGCAGGACTGGTTAGGCTCGAATACGTGAGCAGGTTCCAGGTCGTCAGTGGCAAGGGCGGTACCGGTAAGACCACGGTCGCCGCCGCCCTCGCGCTCGCCCTCGCGACCGAGGGCAGGCGCACCCTCCTCGTCGAGGTCGAGGGCAGGCAGGGCATCGCCCAGCTCTTCGGTTCCGGAGCGCTCCCCTACGAGGAGCGCAAGATCGCCGTCGCACCGGGCGGCGGCGAGGTGTACGCGCTGGCGATCGACGCCGAGCGCGCGCTCCTCGACTACCTCCAGATGTTCTACAAGCTGGGCAGCGCGGGCCGGGCCCTGAAGAAGCTCGGCGCGATCGACTTCGCCACCACCATCGCGCCCGGCGTGCGGGACGTCCTGCTGACCGGCAAGGCGTGCGAAGCCGTACGCCGCAAGGACAAGCAGGGCCGGTTCGTCTACGACCACGTGATCATGGACGCCCCGCCGACCGGCCGGGTCACCCGCTTCCTGAACGTCAACGACGAGGTGGCCGGGCTGGCGAAGATCGGCCCGATACACCACCAGGCCCAGGCGGTGATGCGGGTGCTGAAGTCCCCGCAGACCGCGGTCCACCTGGTGACCCTCCTGGAGGAGATGCCGGTCCAGGAGACCGCGGACGGCATCGCCGAGCTGCGCGCCGCCGACCTGCCCGTGGGCAGCGTCTTCGTGAACATGGTCCGCCCGCATCTGCTGGACGAGGACGCCCTGCGCACCGCCGCGGGCGGCCGGCGCAAGGAGATCGCCAAGACGCTGACCCGGGCCGGAGTGACAGGTTCCGCCGCCCTCGTACGTCCTCTGGTCGCGCAGGCGGCCGAGCACGCGGAGCGGGTCGGCCTGGAGCGGGAGCAGCGTGCGGTGCTGGCCGGTCTCGGCCTGCCGACGGTGGAGCTGCCGCTGATGGGCGACGGGGTGGACCTCGCCGCGCTGCACGACCTGGCCACGGAGCTCCGCAAGCAGGGTGCGGGGGAAGGGGGGGACGCATGAGCGCGGACACGGACACGGTGGCCGAGGGCGGCACGGGCTCGGACGCGGTCACCGGGGCCGGGCTGGACACCGACGCGCTGCTGGACGACCCGGGCATCCGGATCGTCGTCTGCTGCGGCTCCGGCGGCGTCGGCAAGACCACGACCGCCGCGGCCCTCGGCGTACGGGCCGCCGAGCGCGGCCGGAAGGTCGTCGTCCTCACCATCGACCCGGCCCGCCGGCTCGCCCAGTCCATGGGCATCGACCAGCTGGACAACGTGCCCCGCCGGGTCGACGGCATCGACGGCGACGGCGAACTGCACGCCATGATGCTCGACATGAAGCGGACCTTCGACGAGACCGTCGAAGCGCACGCCGACGCCGAACGGGCCAGGGCGATCCTGGAGAACCCCTTCTACCAGTCCCTGTCGGCCGGGTTCGCCGGTACGCAGGAGTACATGGCGATGGAGAAGCTCGGGCAGCTGCGGGCGCGCGACGAGTGGGACCTGATCATCGTCGACACCCCGCCTTCGCGCTCCGCGCTGGACTTCCTGGACGCGCCGAAGCGGCTGGGGTCGTTCCTCGACGGGAAGTTCATCCGGCTGCTGATGGCGCCCGCGAAGGTGGGCGGCCGGGCCGGGATGAAGTTCCTCAACGTCGGCATGTCGATGATGAGCGGCACGCTGGGCAAGCTGCTCGGGGGGCAGTTCCTGCGGGACGTCCAGACGTTCGTCGCGGCGATGGACACCATGTTCGGCGGCTTCCGCAGCCGCGCGGACGCCACGTACAAGCTGCTCCAGGCGCCCGGCACGGCCTTTCTGGTGGTCGCGACGCCGGAGCAGGACGCACTGCGCGAGGCCGCCTACTTC is a genomic window of Streptomyces sp. YPW6 containing:
- a CDS encoding CoA pyrophosphatase, with the protein product MTHTHTHSTAPTGKGPADRPPGRGPVSRVPGMAVDVTTDGLPAWLDPVAGAARSVRPQQLSRFLPPENGSGRQSAVLILFGEGERGPELLLMERAGTLRSHAGQPSFPGGALDPEDGDQATTGPLRAALREAEEETGLDPRGVQLFGVLPRLYIPVSSFVVTPVLGWWRAPSPVGAVDPAETARVFTVPVADLTDPANRATAVHPSGHSGPAFLVESALVWGFTAGVIDRIVHYAGWERPWDRTRQVPLDWRS
- the nth gene encoding endonuclease III is translated as MSSSTPGKSSTADQTGASGATGGTGKAVPERTTATEAGAKAGGKPATKSATKTPTESATKAAAKPAAKSAPARKASATAAAAKAAAPRKAPKAESHLAMVRRARRINRELAEVYPYAHPELDFRNPFELLVATVLSAQTTDLRVNQTTPALFAAYPTPEDMAAAVPEEMEEIIRPTGFFRAKTKSLLGLSAALRDEFGGEVPGRLEDLVKLPGVGRKTANVVLGNAFGVPGITVDTHFGRLVRRWKWTDEEDPVKVEAVVAGIFPKSEWTMLSHRVVFHGRRICHARKPACGACPIAPLCPSYGEGETDPDKARKLLKYEMGGRPGQRLSPPADYPGKPAPALGEG
- a CDS encoding Crp/Fnr family transcriptional regulator, translating into MDDVLRRAPLFAALDDEQAAELRASMSEVTLARGDALFHEGDQGDRLYVVTEGKVKLHRTSPDGRENMLAVLGPGELIGELSLFDPGPRTATASALTEVKLLGLGHGDLQPWLNARPEVATALLRAVARRLRKTNDQMSDLVFSDVPGRVARALLDLSRRFGVQSEEGIHVVHDLTQEELAQLVGASRETVNKALADFAGRGWLRLEARAVILLDVERLAKRSR
- a CDS encoding MBL fold metallo-hydrolase, with product MTDAAALPGQPRGAVVSGPATARTVNVLAPNPSAMTLDGTNTWIVAEPDSDLAVVIDPGPLDDVHLRAVMEAVERSGRRVGLTLLTHGHPDHAEGAGRFAELTGTKVRALDPALRLGDEGIAAGDVITTGGLELRVVPTPGHTADSLSFHLPADRAVLTGDTVLGRGTTVVAHPDGRLGDYLDSLRRLRSLTVDDGVHTVLPGHGPVLEDAQGAVEFYLAHRAHRLAQVETAVEAGHRTPADVVAAVYADVDRSLWPAAELSVRAQLEYLTEHGLIQQD
- a CDS encoding NUDIX hydrolase, with the translated sequence MSQGQWYPPEWPDRIRALAAGELTAVTPRRAATVMLLRDRGPRAASPGPVVHMLRRRTSMAFAGGAYAYPGGGVDPRDDDRLIGWAGPPLEQWADRLGVATVTEAQAVVCAAVRETFEEAGVLLAGPTATTVVGDTTGDDWEADREALVARDLSFAEFLDRRGLVLRSDLLGAWARWITPEFEPRRYDTWFFVAALPEGQRTRDVSTEADRTVWIAPAEATRRYDAGELLMMPPTVTTLRALTPYGTAAEALEAADVQDMAPVLAQARLEGDELVLTWPGHDEFTKHVPAAGGGGGAA
- a CDS encoding RidA family protein, producing MAGAVESRLAELGLTLPAVVPPLASYQPAVQSGVYVYTSGQLPMVDGKLAVTGKVGAEVTPDEAKELAKTCALNALAAVKSVAGDLDRIKRVVKVVGFVASASDFTGQPAVVNGASELLGEVLGDKGVHARSAVGVAVLPLDAPVEVEVQVELVEA
- a CDS encoding DUF4177 domain-containing protein codes for the protein MTKWEYATVPLLVHATKQILDTWGEDGWELVQVVPGPNNPEQLVAYLKREKA
- a CDS encoding ArsA-related P-loop ATPase — translated: MSRFQVVSGKGGTGKTTVAAALALALATEGRRTLLVEVEGRQGIAQLFGSGALPYEERKIAVAPGGGEVYALAIDAERALLDYLQMFYKLGSAGRALKKLGAIDFATTIAPGVRDVLLTGKACEAVRRKDKQGRFVYDHVIMDAPPTGRVTRFLNVNDEVAGLAKIGPIHHQAQAVMRVLKSPQTAVHLVTLLEEMPVQETADGIAELRAADLPVGSVFVNMVRPHLLDEDALRTAAGGRRKEIAKTLTRAGVTGSAALVRPLVAQAAEHAERVGLEREQRAVLAGLGLPTVELPLMGDGVDLAALHDLATELRKQGAGEGGDA
- a CDS encoding ArsA family ATPase — translated: MSADTDTVAEGGTGSDAVTGAGLDTDALLDDPGIRIVVCCGSGGVGKTTTAAALGVRAAERGRKVVVLTIDPARRLAQSMGIDQLDNVPRRVDGIDGDGELHAMMLDMKRTFDETVEAHADAERARAILENPFYQSLSAGFAGTQEYMAMEKLGQLRARDEWDLIIVDTPPSRSALDFLDAPKRLGSFLDGKFIRLLMAPAKVGGRAGMKFLNVGMSMMSGTLGKLLGGQFLRDVQTFVAAMDTMFGGFRSRADATYKLLQAPGTAFLVVATPEQDALREAAYFVERLAAEQMPLAGLVLNRVHGSEAARLSAEQALTAAENLDDARIVDQRAGKAGFGDRVAPDPAVTASGTAEPPLSPEAGQASGPQTSAEHQETTENEPPHENIAHAATAPEGDTAGTTDAARVVDEADPISIEELTAGLLRLHAERMQVVSREKRTRDRFTVLHPEVPVMAVEALPGDVHDLDGLRAIGDRLADGSAPAPAGAA